From Gordonia crocea, the proteins below share one genomic window:
- a CDS encoding DUF445 domain-containing protein, whose translation MSSPVIEHPRPSSSPALSVLGEQADEQRRRDLRKMKTLATGLLLFAGCVYLVTRYLEARDGADLAAWVPYVRAASEAGMVGALADWFAVTALFRHPLGLPIPHTALIKRKKDQIGDQLGGFIEENFMGPDLIEDRATSLELPRRISTWFADPVNAPRVADEASRLIALASEMLEDEDVEQFLMAAVKWAAEPEWSQPVGRILEQLVDEKRLEPVLQLGCDRAHEWALGSLDLIDRLIDRDGPSWMPKFAANFVGDKIYKELVEFTAKVAGDPEHELRRAMLGAVTQFAHDLQYDPETIAKFEGLKTELVGRDEVTGAASTAWKAGKGVIEKMLDDPNNTLRNTISRSVIQVAERIRDDEPLQVKMNGWVGRVARHVATNYATEIISVITETVRGWDAQETSDKIELQVGRDLQFIRINGTVVGALAGLAIYTVSTLIFH comes from the coding sequence ATGTCGTCACCAGTGATCGAGCATCCGCGGCCGTCCTCGTCGCCCGCGTTGAGCGTGTTGGGGGAGCAGGCCGACGAGCAGCGCCGCCGCGACCTCCGGAAGATGAAGACCCTCGCCACCGGGCTGCTGCTGTTCGCCGGATGCGTCTACCTGGTCACGCGCTACCTCGAGGCGCGCGACGGTGCCGACCTTGCCGCCTGGGTGCCTTACGTTCGGGCTGCTTCCGAGGCCGGGATGGTCGGCGCACTGGCGGACTGGTTCGCGGTCACCGCACTGTTCCGCCATCCGCTCGGGCTGCCGATTCCGCACACGGCGCTGATCAAGCGGAAGAAGGATCAGATCGGTGACCAACTCGGCGGGTTCATCGAAGAGAACTTCATGGGACCCGACCTGATCGAGGACCGGGCCACCAGCTTGGAACTGCCGCGGCGCATCTCCACCTGGTTCGCCGATCCGGTCAACGCCCCGCGGGTGGCCGACGAGGCGTCGCGACTGATCGCATTGGCATCGGAGATGCTCGAAGACGAGGACGTCGAGCAATTCTTGATGGCCGCGGTCAAATGGGCGGCCGAGCCGGAATGGTCGCAGCCGGTCGGACGGATCCTGGAACAACTCGTCGACGAGAAGCGGCTCGAGCCCGTCCTCCAACTCGGCTGCGACCGGGCGCACGAATGGGCGCTGGGGAGCCTCGACCTGATCGACCGCCTCATCGACCGCGACGGGCCGTCCTGGATGCCGAAGTTCGCGGCGAACTTCGTCGGCGACAAGATCTACAAAGAACTCGTCGAGTTCACCGCGAAGGTGGCCGGCGATCCGGAGCACGAGTTGCGGCGGGCGATGTTGGGGGCGGTCACCCAGTTCGCCCACGACCTCCAGTACGACCCCGAGACGATCGCAAAGTTCGAAGGCCTCAAAACCGAGTTGGTCGGGCGCGACGAGGTGACCGGCGCGGCGTCGACCGCGTGGAAGGCCGGCAAGGGCGTCATCGAGAAGATGCTCGACGACCCGAACAACACGCTGCGCAACACGATTTCGCGCTCGGTGATTCAAGTGGCCGAGCGGATCCGCGACGACGAGCCGTTGCAGGTGAAAATGAACGGCTGGGTCGGGCGCGTGGCGCGCCACGTGGCGACGAATTACGCGACCGAGATCATCTCCGTTATCACCGAAACCGTCCGGGGATGGGATGCGCAGGAGACCAGCGACAAGATAGAACTGCAGGTCGGACGCGATCTCCAGTTCATCCGGATCAACGGAACCGTGGTCGGGGCCTTGGCCGGTTTGGCGATCTACACCGTCTCGACTCTCATCTTCCACTGA
- a CDS encoding DUF2516 family protein encodes MDFVSALGTTQMIVVAVLGAVSALAGLLSVVHAAVQRPDAFTAVDRQSKGFWVGLLALATVFLALFGVVGAGGPIIGMICLLGLVAVIVYLVDVRPKVDEVQGRRWFRRL; translated from the coding sequence GTGGATTTTGTTAGTGCGCTGGGCACGACCCAGATGATCGTCGTTGCGGTGCTCGGTGCGGTGTCCGCGCTGGCGGGTTTGCTGTCGGTGGTACACGCTGCGGTGCAGCGCCCCGACGCCTTCACCGCGGTCGACCGGCAGTCGAAGGGTTTCTGGGTCGGACTGCTGGCCCTGGCCACCGTTTTCCTCGCCCTGTTCGGCGTCGTCGGCGCCGGCGGTCCGATCATCGGCATGATCTGCCTGCTCGGGCTCGTCGCGGTCATCGTGTACCTCGTCGACGTGCGTCCGAAGGTCGACGAGGTCCAGGGCCGCCGCTGGTTCCGGAGACTGTAG
- a CDS encoding heparin-binding hemagglutinin translates to MTENPFNSAVTQATAVLNQLRERSEATIEQAQARFEETRGTAQSRFDETWEQAVARFNEAKERLAALPVELPTDLDELRTKFSPEELRKVAESYLAVAAGVLNSLSERGEEVVGKLKEYPLVEENLPKLEKVYNDARGLTEDALGTISDQSRTVGERAAALVNLPAEAAKKAEAPAEKAPAAKKAPAKTAAAKKAPAKKAPAAKKAPAKTAAAKKAPAKAPAKKAPAKKAAPKK, encoded by the coding sequence ATGACCGAGAACCCCTTCAACAGCGCCGTCACCCAGGCGACGGCCGTCCTCAACCAGCTCCGTGAGCGCAGCGAGGCCACCATCGAGCAGGCGCAGGCCCGCTTCGAGGAGACCCGCGGCACCGCCCAGAGCCGCTTCGACGAGACCTGGGAGCAGGCCGTCGCCCGTTTCAACGAGGCCAAGGAGCGCCTGGCGGCCCTTCCCGTCGAGCTGCCCACCGACCTCGACGAGCTGCGCACCAAGTTCAGCCCCGAGGAGCTGCGCAAGGTGGCCGAGAGCTACCTCGCCGTCGCTGCCGGCGTGCTGAACTCGCTGAGCGAGCGCGGCGAAGAGGTTGTCGGCAAGCTCAAGGAGTACCCGCTGGTCGAGGAGAACCTCCCGAAGCTGGAGAAGGTCTACAACGACGCCCGCGGCTTGACCGAAGATGCCCTCGGCACCATCTCCGACCAGTCGCGCACCGTCGGTGAGCGCGCCGCTGCCCTGGTGAACCTGCCGGCCGAGGCCGCCAAGAAGGCCGAGGCGCCGGCCGAGAAGGCGCCGGCTGCGAAGAAGGCCCCGGCCAAGACCGCTGCCGCCAAGAAGGCACCGGCCAAGAAGGCGCCGGCTGCGAAGAAGGCCCCGGCCAAGACCGCTGCCGCCAAGAAGGCTCCGGCCAAGGCTCCCGCCAAGAAGGCTCCCGCCAAGAAGGCCGCGCCGAAGAAGTAG
- a CDS encoding helix-turn-helix domain-containing protein, with the protein MTNDTAQPAAVEADGSATTIDAVTNAASDIGAFIRSQRVAAQVSLRQLAERAGVSNPYLSQIERGLRKPSADVLAQIAKGLRVSAEVLYVRAGILEERPASPVRDALIADESINERQRQMLLEIYESFRNENQAKPE; encoded by the coding sequence ATGACCAACGACACCGCCCAACCGGCGGCCGTCGAGGCTGACGGCTCGGCGACGACGATCGACGCGGTGACCAACGCCGCTTCGGACATCGGTGCGTTCATCCGATCGCAGCGCGTCGCCGCCCAGGTATCGCTGCGCCAGCTCGCGGAGCGGGCCGGGGTGAGCAACCCGTATCTCAGTCAGATTGAGCGCGGGCTGCGTAAACCCTCGGCCGATGTGCTGGCCCAGATCGCCAAGGGGCTGCGGGTTTCGGCGGAGGTGCTCTACGTCCGTGCCGGAATTCTCGAAGAACGCCCAGCCTCCCCGGTGCGCGACGCGTTGATCGCCGACGAGTCGATCAACGAGCGGCAGCGCCAGATGCTGCTGGAGATCTACGAGTCGTTCCGCAACGAAAACCAAGCCAAACCCGAATAA
- the metE gene encoding 5-methyltetrahydropteroyltriglutamate--homocysteine S-methyltransferase, with protein MTHPDGIEYGSSILGYPRIGARRELKFALEGYWHGSVSRDELLSTGRELADSVWSELAATGLEQVPGNTFSFYDHVLDTAVLFGAIPPRFADLVDELEPIDLYFAMARGKPKHPPLELIKYFNTNYFYRQPEIAPDGAFALNAEGLLDEHRRAKAEGIELRPVVLGPVSFLLLSKAAPGSPDDFSPLDRLDDLLPEYARLFDRLAKQGCKCVQLDEPCFTSDRTSIDLDALRRAYNVLSEVPTAARPRILVTGPYGDLGEALPILASTAIEAIGVDLISEPMTASELAAVPGLKRKRLYAGVIDGRNIWKAAKGGKLDFLLEIKSHIPDLVVSTSCSLMHVPVDVLIEPDLPGEVADRLSFAKQKVAEVVALAKAITHGAPEHWYTRPATVQFKLKHDVRQRVANIRPDQRQRMPYEQRKPLQDKALGLPPVPTTTLGSFPQTDEVRLARYYYGQGRLTWEEYAQRLRDEIKRVIELQEDIGLDVLVHGEAERNDMVQYFAELMEGYAATHQGWVQVYGSRFVRPPIIYGDIKRKHPMTVEWIGYAQSLTDKPVKGLLTGPVTMLARSFVRQDQPLYETAEQIALAVRDEIADLEKAGIKIIQVDEPSIRELLPLRERGRQGYLDWAVNAFRLAVGGAKPETQIHTHLGYSSIARVVEAFEAMDADVVSIVATRRIEWVFTQLAKGTALSHGVGPGVYESRSALIPDIDEIDERIQRATRAIAPERLWVNPDGGLKTRHYWQLEPSLRNMVAAARRERRRVESGDDD; from the coding sequence ATGACTCACCCGGACGGCATCGAGTACGGTTCGTCGATCCTGGGCTATCCCCGGATCGGCGCACGCCGCGAGTTGAAGTTCGCCCTCGAGGGGTATTGGCACGGCAGTGTCAGCCGTGATGAATTGCTTTCGACGGGTCGGGAGCTCGCCGACAGCGTGTGGAGCGAGCTCGCCGCGACCGGTCTCGAGCAGGTCCCGGGCAACACGTTCTCGTTCTACGACCACGTGCTCGACACCGCGGTGCTGTTCGGCGCGATCCCGCCCCGCTTCGCCGACCTCGTCGATGAGCTCGAGCCCATCGACCTGTACTTCGCGATGGCCCGCGGCAAGCCGAAGCACCCGCCGCTCGAGCTCATCAAGTATTTCAACACCAACTACTTCTACCGCCAGCCCGAAATCGCCCCCGACGGCGCCTTCGCGCTGAACGCCGAGGGATTGCTCGACGAGCATCGTCGTGCCAAGGCCGAGGGCATCGAGTTGCGCCCGGTGGTCCTCGGGCCGGTCTCATTCCTGCTGCTGTCGAAGGCGGCACCGGGGTCGCCGGACGACTTCTCCCCGCTGGACCGGCTCGACGACCTGTTGCCGGAGTATGCGCGGCTGTTCGACCGGTTGGCGAAGCAGGGCTGCAAGTGTGTGCAGCTCGACGAGCCCTGCTTCACCAGCGACCGGACCTCGATCGACCTCGACGCGCTGCGCCGGGCCTACAACGTGTTGAGCGAGGTGCCGACCGCGGCGCGACCGCGCATCCTGGTGACCGGTCCGTACGGCGATCTGGGCGAGGCGCTGCCGATCCTGGCGTCAACCGCGATCGAGGCAATCGGCGTCGACCTGATCAGCGAGCCGATGACCGCCTCGGAACTGGCGGCGGTGCCCGGTCTCAAGCGCAAGCGCCTCTACGCCGGCGTTATCGACGGCCGCAACATCTGGAAGGCGGCCAAGGGCGGAAAGCTCGACTTCCTCCTGGAGATCAAGTCGCACATCCCCGACCTCGTGGTCTCGACGTCGTGTTCGTTGATGCACGTCCCGGTGGACGTGCTGATCGAGCCGGATCTGCCCGGCGAGGTCGCCGACCGGTTGTCGTTCGCCAAGCAGAAGGTCGCCGAGGTCGTCGCGCTGGCGAAGGCGATCACCCACGGTGCGCCCGAGCACTGGTACACGCGTCCGGCGACGGTCCAGTTCAAACTCAAGCACGACGTGCGCCAGCGGGTGGCGAACATCCGCCCGGACCAGCGTCAGCGGATGCCGTACGAACAGCGGAAGCCGTTGCAGGACAAGGCACTTGGATTGCCACCGGTCCCGACGACGACCCTGGGCTCGTTCCCGCAGACCGACGAGGTTCGCCTCGCCCGGTACTACTACGGCCAGGGGCGGTTGACCTGGGAGGAGTACGCCCAGCGGCTGCGCGACGAGATCAAGCGCGTCATCGAGTTGCAGGAAGACATCGGGCTGGACGTGCTGGTGCACGGCGAGGCCGAGCGCAACGACATGGTCCAGTACTTCGCCGAACTGATGGAGGGCTACGCGGCCACGCATCAGGGGTGGGTCCAGGTGTACGGGTCGCGGTTCGTGCGGCCGCCGATCATCTACGGCGACATCAAGCGCAAGCACCCGATGACGGTCGAGTGGATCGGCTACGCGCAGTCGTTGACCGACAAGCCGGTCAAGGGACTGCTGACCGGTCCGGTCACGATGTTGGCCCGGTCCTTCGTGCGCCAGGACCAGCCGCTGTATGAGACGGCCGAGCAGATCGCGCTTGCCGTCCGCGACGAGATCGCCGACCTGGAGAAGGCCGGGATCAAGATCATCCAGGTCGACGAGCCGTCTATCCGCGAACTGCTGCCGCTGCGCGAGCGCGGTCGGCAGGGCTATCTGGACTGGGCGGTGAACGCGTTCCGGCTCGCCGTCGGAGGCGCGAAGCCGGAGACCCAGATCCACACCCATCTCGGCTACTCGTCGATTGCCCGCGTCGTCGAGGCATTCGAGGCGATGGACGCCGACGTCGTGTCGATCGTGGCGACCCGACGCATCGAGTGGGTCTTCACGCAGCTGGCGAAGGGCACCGCGCTGTCGCACGGTGTCGGACCCGGCGTCTACGAGAGCCGCAGTGCGCTGATTCCCGACATCGACGAGATCGACGAGCGGATCCAGCGCGCCACGCGGGCGATCGCCCCCGAGCGTTTGTGGGTCAACCCCGATGGCGGGCTCAAGACCCGGCACTACTGGCAGCTCGAGCCCTCGTTGCGCAACATGGTCGCGGCCGCTCGTCGAGAGCGTCGTCGTGTGGAGTCCGGCGACGACGACTGA
- a CDS encoding alpha/beta fold hydrolase, with product MNKLSKALLAAAGIGGGATAFGVARLLGDMVVEGIRSAPVAPDEPDAGLVPPAAAPLRSHVHTADGAELNVLTYPADDPADTSDVVVFIHGWTCNTAYWNPQVNHLLGKRTIVAYDQRGHGESRLGRARPTPERLGADLEAVLAAAVPVGRKAVLVGHSMGGITIQAWADQHADEVNERISAVILESTAATDILGRHGLFNPDRPAYTKPFERLTGVLFTSTPLPLPQSEIGARVTRAISMTPTARGAHVVFVDEMVRSCSPIVRALCGNGMNGFDVRTGTGALTVPTTVINGTLDRLLPPVHSDEMAGILHGVGSLYRHVVLDDIGHMLSIEASAEFNAVLDDVLEHAASGGGKAVAQPAATKAAKKAPAKTAAKKAPAKKAPAKKAPAKKAPAKTAPKKTAADKTAAKESAAKPAEPKPTSDS from the coding sequence ATGAACAAGCTCTCCAAGGCACTTCTCGCCGCCGCCGGCATCGGCGGCGGCGCCACTGCGTTCGGTGTGGCCCGCCTCCTCGGCGACATGGTCGTCGAAGGCATCCGCAGCGCGCCGGTCGCCCCCGACGAGCCCGACGCCGGGCTGGTGCCGCCGGCCGCGGCGCCGCTGCGCAGTCACGTGCACACCGCCGACGGCGCCGAACTCAACGTGTTGACCTACCCGGCCGACGACCCGGCCGACACCTCCGACGTCGTCGTCTTCATTCACGGCTGGACCTGCAATACGGCCTACTGGAATCCGCAGGTCAACCACCTGCTCGGTAAGCGCACGATCGTCGCCTACGACCAGCGCGGCCACGGCGAGTCCCGGTTGGGTCGGGCCCGGCCGACGCCGGAGCGCCTCGGCGCCGACTTGGAAGCCGTGCTGGCCGCCGCCGTTCCCGTCGGCCGCAAGGCGGTGCTGGTCGGCCACAGCATGGGCGGCATCACGATCCAGGCGTGGGCCGACCAGCACGCCGACGAGGTCAACGAGCGGATCTCCGCGGTGATCCTCGAATCGACCGCGGCCACCGACATCCTCGGCCGTCACGGCCTGTTCAACCCGGACCGTCCCGCCTACACCAAACCGTTCGAGCGCCTCACCGGCGTGCTCTTCACCAGCACGCCGCTGCCGCTGCCGCAGTCGGAGATCGGCGCCCGGGTGACCCGCGCGATCAGCATGACCCCGACGGCGCGCGGCGCCCACGTCGTCTTCGTCGACGAGATGGTCCGCTCCTGCTCGCCGATCGTCCGCGCCCTGTGCGGCAACGGGATGAACGGCTTCGACGTCCGCACCGGGACCGGCGCGCTGACCGTCCCGACCACCGTCATCAACGGCACCCTCGACCGGTTGCTGCCGCCGGTGCACTCCGACGAGATGGCCGGCATCCTCCACGGCGTCGGGTCGCTGTACCGCCACGTCGTCCTCGACGACATCGGCCACATGCTGAGCATCGAGGCGTCGGCCGAGTTCAACGCCGTCCTCGACGACGTGCTCGAGCATGCAGCGTCCGGTGGGGGGAAGGCCGTGGCACAACCGGCTGCGACGAAAGCCGCCAAGAAGGCGCCGGCCAAGACCGCCGCGAAGAAGGCGCCGGCCAAAAAGGCTCCGGCCAAGAAGGCTCCCGCCAAGAAGGCGCCGGCCAAGACTGCTCCCAAGAAGACAGCAGCCGACAAGACAGCGGCCAAGGAGTCAGCGGCGAAGCCCGCCGAGCCGAAACCTACAAGCGACAGTTGA
- a CDS encoding polyphosphate kinase 2 family protein, which translates to MGKSERSLPDGWTTAPAEALLVANAAPVAEYDPSSTPGYSGDKNAGTAALAKRGEYLADLQEMLFANGRAGDNRSVLLVIQGMDTAGKGGIVRHVGGLVDPQGLAIKGFGKPTPEELSHDFLWRIHRALPSAGKIGIFDRSHYEDVLPVRVHHLVPESVWSKRYDLINQFERELVDAGTTVVKVALVVSPDEQKQRLTDRLADPTKFWKYNPGDVDERGFWDEYLQAYQAIFDLTNTDYAPWHIIGADRKWFSRLAVCELLIDALERLDLDWPDADFDLERERARVAAL; encoded by the coding sequence ATGGGAAAGTCAGAGAGATCGCTGCCAGACGGGTGGACCACCGCGCCCGCCGAGGCACTGCTGGTGGCCAATGCCGCCCCGGTCGCCGAGTATGACCCGTCGTCGACGCCGGGGTACTCGGGCGACAAGAACGCGGGCACCGCGGCGCTGGCCAAGCGCGGCGAGTACCTCGCCGACCTGCAGGAGATGCTGTTCGCGAACGGGCGCGCCGGGGACAACCGCAGCGTCCTTCTGGTGATCCAGGGGATGGACACCGCGGGCAAGGGCGGCATCGTGCGTCACGTCGGCGGGCTCGTCGACCCACAGGGGCTGGCCATCAAAGGCTTCGGCAAACCGACCCCCGAGGAGCTTTCCCACGACTTCTTGTGGCGCATCCACCGCGCGTTGCCCTCGGCCGGGAAGATCGGCATCTTCGACCGCAGCCACTACGAGGACGTGCTGCCGGTCCGCGTCCACCACCTGGTGCCCGAGAGCGTGTGGTCGAAGCGGTACGACCTCATCAACCAGTTCGAGCGGGAGCTCGTCGACGCCGGGACCACCGTGGTCAAGGTGGCGCTGGTGGTCTCCCCCGACGAGCAGAAGCAACGGTTGACCGACCGCCTCGCCGATCCGACGAAGTTCTGGAAGTACAACCCGGGCGATGTCGACGAGCGCGGGTTCTGGGACGAATATCTGCAGGCCTACCAGGCGATCTTCGACCTCACCAACACCGACTACGCGCCCTGGCACATCATCGGCGCCGACCGGAAGTGGTTCTCCCGCCTCGCGGTCTGCGAGCTGTTGATCGATGCACTCGAGAGACTCGACCTCGACTGGCCCGACGCCGACTTCGACCTCGAGCGCGAACGCGCCCGCGTCGCCGCCCTCTAA
- a CDS encoding SDR family NAD(P)-dependent oxidoreductase, with the protein MPTDDQRVALVTGASRGVGWGVATALRDAGWRVYATSRRGTAPDGTVALAVDHADDAAVEAAFTNIVDGVGRLDLLVNNAWASPPGFAGFTEKFYERPVSDWDSLIGIGLRSHYVAAVAAARIMVPAGRGLIASTSSFGSRGHLHSVLYGMGKTALDKMAFDMGAELAGTGVTAVSLWLGLIRTPLLLGSGLTDFAGFPVDRAEDPEFVGRVIAALADDPALADLNGHTVVTAEYGAEHSITNNDGVTVPDSHRSAFGGGPLFPPATDNTVKG; encoded by the coding sequence ATGCCGACCGACGATCAACGTGTCGCCCTGGTGACCGGAGCAAGCCGCGGCGTCGGCTGGGGGGTCGCCACCGCACTGCGCGACGCGGGCTGGCGCGTGTACGCCACGTCGCGCCGCGGGACCGCACCCGACGGGACCGTCGCGCTGGCGGTGGACCATGCCGACGACGCCGCCGTCGAGGCTGCGTTCACGAACATCGTCGACGGGGTCGGGCGCCTAGATCTCCTGGTGAACAACGCGTGGGCCTCACCGCCCGGATTCGCCGGTTTCACCGAGAAGTTCTACGAGCGCCCCGTTTCCGACTGGGACTCGTTGATCGGGATCGGGCTGCGCTCCCACTACGTGGCGGCCGTGGCAGCGGCCCGCATCATGGTGCCGGCCGGCCGCGGGTTGATCGCCTCCACGTCGTCGTTCGGCAGCCGCGGACACCTGCACTCGGTGCTATACGGGATGGGCAAGACGGCGCTGGACAAGATGGCCTTCGACATGGGCGCCGAACTCGCCGGGACCGGGGTCACCGCGGTCTCGCTGTGGCTGGGCCTGATCCGTACGCCCTTGCTGCTGGGCAGCGGGCTCACCGACTTCGCCGGCTTCCCCGTCGACCGCGCCGAAGACCCGGAATTCGTCGGCCGGGTGATCGCGGCCTTGGCCGACGACCCCGCCCTCGCCGACCTCAACGGACACACCGTCGTCACTGCCGAGTACGGCGCCGAGCACTCGATCACCAACAACGACGGGGTGACCGTGCCGGACTCGCACCGATCCGCGTTCGGCGGGGGGCCACTCTTCCCGCCGGCCACCGACAACACCGTGAAGGGTTGA
- a CDS encoding 3-hydroxybutyryl-CoA dehydrogenase, with amino-acid sequence MASQKITRVGVIGAGQMGAGIAEVCARASVDVLVYESTRELAAAGRARIMRSLDRGVSSGKLTEREREQAAWRLRFTSDIGDFADRQLVVEAVVEDEAVKTAIFAELDKVVTDPTAVLASNTSSIPIMKLGMATQNAARVVGMHFFNPVPVLPLVELVTTLMTSPEVSERAESFARDVLGKQVVRSADRSGFVVNALLVPYLLSAVRMVESGFATVEDIDKAMVLGCAHPMGPLRLTDLVGLDTVKAIADKMYEEFKEPLYSPPPLLLRMVEAGRIGKKAGHGFYQYEAK; translated from the coding sequence ATGGCAAGCCAGAAGATCACGCGAGTCGGTGTCATCGGTGCCGGTCAGATGGGCGCAGGAATCGCCGAAGTCTGTGCCCGCGCCTCGGTCGACGTCCTGGTCTACGAGTCCACCCGTGAATTGGCTGCCGCCGGTCGCGCCCGCATCATGCGGTCGCTGGACCGCGGCGTGTCCAGCGGCAAGCTGACCGAGCGCGAGCGCGAGCAGGCCGCCTGGCGACTGCGCTTCACCTCCGACATCGGCGACTTCGCCGACCGCCAGCTCGTCGTCGAGGCCGTCGTCGAGGACGAGGCCGTGAAGACCGCGATCTTCGCCGAGCTGGACAAGGTCGTCACCGACCCGACCGCGGTGCTCGCGTCGAACACCTCGTCGATCCCGATCATGAAGCTGGGTATGGCCACCCAGAATGCGGCCCGCGTCGTCGGCATGCACTTCTTCAACCCGGTGCCGGTGCTGCCGCTGGTCGAGCTGGTCACCACCCTGATGACCAGCCCCGAGGTGTCCGAGCGCGCCGAGAGCTTCGCCCGCGACGTCCTGGGCAAGCAGGTCGTGCGCTCGGCCGACCGCTCCGGCTTCGTCGTCAACGCGTTGCTGGTCCCGTACCTCCTGTCGGCCGTCCGCATGGTCGAGTCCGGTTTCGCCACCGTCGAGGACATCGACAAGGCGATGGTCCTGGGTTGTGCCCACCCGATGGGTCCGCTGCGGCTCACCGACCTCGTCGGGCTCGACACCGTCAAGGCGATCGCCGACAAGATGTACGAGGAGTTCAAGGAGCCGCTGTACTCGCCGCCGCCGCTGCTGCTGCGCATGGTCGAGGCCGGGCGCATCGGCAAGAAGGCCGGCCACGGGTTCTACCAGTACGAAGCCAAGTAG
- a CDS encoding MerR family transcriptional regulator translates to MAEYRINDLAQVSGVSVRNIRVYQDRGLLPPPVIKGRTGWYYDEHLIRLNLISRMLERGYTFATISELLNAAHHGMTVEHVLRGSTKRSRFQTFKRAATITIAELRKSLNASDRTIALSQKLGLLAKDGAGFAVQNPELLEGAEALVKGGVDIDVLLDRWVRVQGDLEDVAHSFVSIITDRFVDENLLGFDDVEVGQISELIRRVRPLAHEIVDSTFTKALDREISKALAEVTKILETDTPDSAPTGGEEQD, encoded by the coding sequence GTGGCCGAGTATCGAATCAACGACCTCGCCCAGGTCTCCGGGGTGTCGGTCCGCAACATCCGCGTCTACCAGGACCGCGGCCTGCTGCCGCCGCCGGTCATCAAGGGACGGACCGGGTGGTACTACGACGAGCACCTGATCCGGCTCAACCTGATCTCCCGGATGTTGGAGCGGGGCTACACGTTCGCGACGATCAGCGAGCTGCTCAACGCCGCCCACCACGGGATGACCGTCGAACACGTCCTGCGCGGCAGCACCAAGCGCAGCCGGTTCCAAACCTTCAAGCGGGCCGCGACCATCACGATCGCCGAGCTGCGCAAGTCGCTCAACGCATCCGACCGCACCATCGCGCTCAGCCAGAAGCTGGGCCTGTTGGCCAAAGACGGTGCCGGATTCGCGGTGCAGAACCCCGAGCTCCTGGAGGGGGCCGAGGCGCTGGTGAAGGGCGGCGTCGATATCGACGTGCTGCTGGACCGCTGGGTGCGCGTGCAGGGCGACCTGGAGGATGTCGCGCACAGTTTCGTCTCGATCATCACCGACCGCTTCGTCGACGAAAACCTCCTTGGATTCGACGACGTGGAGGTCGGGCAGATCTCCGAACTGATCCGCCGGGTCCGTCCGCTGGCCCACGAGATCGTCGACAGCACGTTCACCAAGGCGCTCGACCGCGAGATCTCCAAAGCGCTGGCCGAGGTGACCAAGATCCTCGAGACCGACACCCCCGACTCCGCCCCGACCGGTGGCGAAGAGCAGGATTGA